One region of Malania oleifera isolate guangnan ecotype guangnan chromosome 6, ASM2987363v1, whole genome shotgun sequence genomic DNA includes:
- the LOC131158877 gene encoding omega-6 fatty acid desaturase, chloroplastic-like gives MASGAFMMPSTLSVSLSQDSYQRSAGIHGLAPRMYNSKWESLLQRRIKHLQCLVPAKRTKIIQALAIPDAPASLDNAECRKRLAESYGYTQIGEPLPGNVTLKDIVETIPKKLYEIDHVKSLKALSFSVGTYALGLFMTSQAPWYLLPFAWALTGTAASGLFCIGHDCGHKSFWKNKLVEDIIGTLVFLPLIYPYEGWRFEHDRHHAKTNMLHEDSGWHPIWREDFETSPLARKAMIYGYGLLRPWMTIAHWLMWHFDSSKFRPNEAKRVKLSVACVYAFMAIGCPLLIYETGVTGLINYWLMPWLVFHFWMSTVTMIHHSSPHIPFKSPDEWNPVKAQFSGTTHCDFPYWIEEFLHHINVHLPHHLVPKIPSYNLRAAHESLRENWGKYISEANWNWRLMKMIMTECHVHNPEQNYVAFDELAPEEAGSVSFIRKMMPDWT, from the exons GCATGTATAATTCAAAATGGGAAAGCCTTCTCCAAAGGAGAATCAAACACCTACAATGTTTGGTTCCTGCAAAAAGGACTAAAATCATTCAGGCATTGGCAATTCCAGATGCGCCGGCTTCGCTAGACAATGCAGAGTGCAGAAAACGCCTAGCTGAGAGTTACGGTTATACACAAATTGGAGAACCACTTCCAGGAAATGTTACATTAAAAGATATTGTTGAAACAATTCCGAAGAAG TTGTACGAGATCGATCACGTGAAATCGTTGAAGGCACTTTCATTCTCAGTTGGTACCTATGCATTGGGACTGTTCATGACTTCACAAGCCCCCTGGTATCTGCTTCCTTTTGCTTGGGCATTGACAGGAACTGCAGCCTCAGGG TTGTTTTGCATAGGTCATGACTGTGGCCACAAATCATTTTGGAAGAACAAGTTAGTGGAAGACATTATTGGAACTTTGGTCTTTTTGCCGCTGATATATCCATACGAGGGATGGCGTTTTGAGCACGATCGGCATCATGCAAAAACAAACAT GTTGCATGAGGATTCAGGTTGGCACCCAATTTGGAGAGAAGATTTTGAAACATCTCCACTTGCACGCAAGGCTATGATATATGGATATGGCCTCCTTCGGCCTTGGATGACCATAGCACACTG GTTGATGTGGCACTTCGATTCGAGCAAGTTCAGACCGAACGAAGCGAAAAGGGTGAAGTTAAGTGTGGCTTGTGTTTATGCATTTATGGCAATAGGATGTCCATTGCTTATCTATGAGACGGGGGTTACAGGTTTGATCAACTACTGGTTAATGCCGTGGCTGGTGTTTCACTTCTGG ATGAGCACTGTTACGATGATCCATCACTCATCTCCTCACATACCTTTCAAATCTCCAGATGAGTGGAACCCAGTTAAGGCCCAGTTTAGCGGGACAACTCATTGCGACTTCCCTTATTG GATAGAGGAATTCTTGCATCATATCAATGTCCACCTCCCCCATCATCTTGTTCCCAAGATACCAAGCTACAACTTGAGGGCAGCTCATGAGTCTCTTCGAGAAAATTGGGGCAAG TATATCAGTGAGGCTAATTGGAATTGGcgcttgatgaagatgataatgaCCGAGTGCCATGTTCATAATCCAGAGCAAAATTATGTTGCATTCGACGAGCTTGCTCCGGAAGAGGCTGGTTCGGTCTCTTTCATCCGGAAAATGATGCCTGACTGGACTTAG
- the LOC131158878 gene encoding uncharacterized mitochondrial protein AtMg00810-like, whose amino-acid sequence MKVLGSLMYFLGLEITTGSHGIFLSQHKYAQDLVAAAGLQDSTPLDTPMELNLKLHKEVGDLLLDHVAYRTLVGSLVYLTITRHDISYVVQQLYGDKIIRYVHGTTLRGLFYPAALISWKSKKHDCVSMSSTKFEYKAMSQACAEIHWL is encoded by the exons ATGAAGGTTCTAGGATCTCTTATGTATTTTCTTGGTTTAGAAATTACTACTGGTTCACATGGTATTTTTCTGTCACAGCACAAGTATGCCCAAGATTTGGTGGCTGCTGCTGGTCTGCAGGACTCTACCCCtcttgatactcccatggaactTAATCTCAAGCTGCACAAAGAAGTGGGTGACTTGTTATTAGATCATGTAGCCTATCGTACGTTGGTTGGCAGCTTGGTCTATCTTACAATTACTAGACATGATATTTCTTATGTAGTCCAACAG CTTTACGGGGACAAGATCATTCGCTATGTCCATGGCACAACTTTGCGGGGACTTTTCTATCCTGCTG CTCTTATTTCATGGAAAAGCAAGAAACATGACTGTGTTTCTATGTCCTCTACTAAGTTCGAATATAAGGCCATGTCCCAAGCTTGCGCTGAGATACATTGGCTCTGA